One window of uncultured Desulfovibrio sp. genomic DNA carries:
- a CDS encoding GGDEF domain-containing protein — MSNNADFDALATELLALRQADGAASRSSGESVLVARLLPGFNVSRWQEFLRRYPTGRWCALPAGPGLLPELGGGPSNAPGHLAHLLMAEMFTVQISRELLRLSRTGGDLALIEGAVCDKTHLDEASGLALETLLVDCLRQCREECDTLGCTGLGRFALLLPGVSVLRARLMAEQIQKIFAVRAAEIPIVSKGRYAAKANCALGIACADQGGRPTPEALLGKAAQATDEALAQKHGHICIAGGAALDARTTLVHSSEKRFLFFGGN, encoded by the coding sequence ATGAGCAACAACGCTGATTTTGACGCACTTGCCACCGAGCTGCTTGCCTTGCGGCAGGCAGACGGCGCAGCTTCGCGCAGCAGCGGCGAATCTGTGCTGGTGGCCCGGCTGTTGCCGGGTTTCAACGTCAGCAGGTGGCAGGAGTTTTTGCGCCGCTACCCCACCGGGCGCTGGTGCGCCCTGCCCGCTGGCCCCGGCCTTTTGCCGGAACTGGGCGGCGGCCCCAGTAATGCCCCCGGCCACCTTGCCCACCTGCTCATGGCCGAAATGTTTACGGTGCAGATAAGCCGCGAACTGTTGCGCCTCTCCCGCACAGGGGGCGATCTGGCCCTGATTGAAGGCGCCGTTTGCGACAAGACGCATCTGGACGAGGCCTCTGGGCTGGCGCTGGAAACCCTGCTTGTGGACTGCCTGCGGCAGTGCCGCGAGGAATGCGATACTCTGGGCTGTACCGGCCTTGGGCGCTTTGCCCTCCTTCTGCCCGGCGTCAGCGTACTGCGTGCGCGCCTGATGGCCGAGCAGATACAAAAAATCTTTGCTGTCCGCGCAGCGGAAATTCCTATTGTCAGCAAGGGCAGGTATGCGGCAAAAGCCAATTGCGCTCTGGGCATAGCCTGTGCCGATCAGGGGGGCAGACCAACCCCCGAGGCCCTGTTGGGCAAGGCCGCACAGGCCACGGATGAGGCTCTGGCCCAAAAGCACGGGCACATTTGCATAGCGGGTGGTGCTGCCCTGGACGCCAGAACCACCCTTGTACATTCCAGCGAAAAACGATTTCTCTTCTTTGGGGGAAACTGA
- a CDS encoding MinD/ParA family protein, which yields MANTTLSVALLSGKGGVGKTNMSLNIACALHQQGFKTLLMDCDLGLANLDVLLGITPEGNLQTALLGEADVSDVLCQIDGEDFAVLPAASGVPELTELQPDARDLLLSRLEPVLHKYDFVFMDIGAGISGTVQTFAAMASVRIVVITPEPTSLTDSYALIKVLNSRYGLRDFMVLVNQATSQAEAKSSFDKLSGACKHFLHIEPVLLGHVRSDKKLPEAVCLQKPLMMHSPGSPAALDLQNMASRLQRIRLGMLDWLGSRNILQPVPVQD from the coding sequence ATGGCGAATACGACATTGAGCGTTGCCCTGCTGAGCGGCAAAGGCGGAGTGGGCAAAACCAACATGTCGCTCAATATAGCCTGCGCCCTGCACCAGCAAGGATTTAAAACCCTTTTGATGGACTGCGACCTGGGCCTTGCGAATCTTGACGTGCTGCTGGGCATTACGCCTGAAGGCAACCTCCAGACAGCCCTTCTGGGCGAAGCCGATGTCTCGGACGTGCTCTGCCAGATTGATGGCGAGGACTTTGCCGTACTGCCCGCAGCGTCTGGCGTGCCGGAACTGACCGAGCTGCAGCCCGACGCGCGCGATCTGCTGCTCTCCCGGCTGGAACCTGTGCTACACAAATATGATTTTGTCTTCATGGATATCGGCGCGGGTATTTCCGGCACGGTGCAGACCTTTGCCGCCATGGCTTCGGTGCGCATCGTTGTCATCACGCCCGAACCCACGTCCCTGACCGACAGCTACGCCCTCATCAAGGTGCTCAACAGCCGTTACGGCCTGCGCGACTTCATGGTGCTGGTCAATCAGGCAACCTCCCAGGCCGAGGCAAAATCTTCATTCGACAAACTTTCCGGCGCGTGCAAACATTTTCTGCACATAGAGCCTGTTTTGCTGGGGCATGTGCGCTCCGACAAAAAATTACCAGAAGCAGTCTGCCTGCAAAAGCCGCTAATGATGCACTCTCCGGGCAGCCCCGCTGCGCTGGATTTGCAGAATATGGCCTCCCGCTTGCAACGCATCAGGCTGGGAATGCTTGACTGGCTTGGCTCGCGCAACATTTTGCAACCTGTGCCGGTTCAGGACTAG
- a CDS encoding HU family DNA-binding protein, with protein sequence MNKSELIKALADETNIPLDDASLVVNTFFDAMKKSLLSGERIEIRGFGSFKIKEYEGYAGRNPKTGESVVVESKRLPFFRAGKELKEFINQ encoded by the coding sequence ATGAACAAGAGCGAGCTTATCAAGGCACTGGCCGACGAAACCAACATCCCTCTGGACGACGCGTCGTTGGTGGTCAACACCTTCTTTGACGCAATGAAAAAATCTCTGCTTTCCGGAGAGCGTATTGAAATACGCGGCTTCGGCAGCTTCAAAATCAAGGAGTACGAAGGCTACGCCGGCCGCAATCCTAAAACCGGCGAAAGCGTCGTTGTTGAATCGAAACGTCTGCCCTTTTTCCGGGCGGGCAAGGAATTGAAAGAATTTATCAATCAGTAA
- the dapA gene encoding 4-hydroxy-tetrahydrodipicolinate synthase has product MQFSGALTALVTPFRNNALDEEAYRAFIEHQISEGIHGLVPCGTTGESATLTHEEHERVIEICIDQVKGRVPVLAGAGSNNTMEAIRLTKFAQKAGADGALLITPYYNKPTQEGLYQHFKAIAQAVDMPLVPYNVPGRTGCNLLPATLARMAHDFPNIVGVKEATGDLVQGSRVLESCPENFSVLSGDDFTALPLMALGGKGIISVTSNLVPGRVAAMCNAFNKGDLKEAARIHHALFPLHDALFFESNPIPAKTALALMGRMEAEIRLPLCPMAEGTKQKLIEVLRQQNLI; this is encoded by the coding sequence ATGCAATTTTCAGGTGCATTGACCGCGCTTGTAACCCCGTTCAGAAACAACGCTCTGGACGAAGAAGCATACCGCGCATTTATTGAACACCAGATCAGCGAAGGCATTCACGGTCTGGTTCCCTGCGGCACCACGGGCGAATCCGCCACCCTGACCCATGAGGAACACGAAAGGGTCATTGAAATATGCATAGATCAGGTCAAGGGGCGTGTTCCGGTTCTGGCGGGCGCGGGTTCCAACAATACCATGGAAGCCATCCGCCTGACCAAGTTTGCGCAAAAGGCCGGTGCCGACGGCGCGCTGCTCATCACCCCCTATTACAACAAGCCCACTCAGGAAGGCCTGTACCAGCACTTCAAGGCCATTGCCCAGGCTGTGGACATGCCCTTGGTGCCCTACAATGTGCCGGGACGCACTGGTTGCAATCTGCTGCCCGCCACTCTGGCCCGTATGGCGCACGACTTCCCCAACATTGTGGGCGTCAAGGAAGCCACCGGCGACCTGGTTCAGGGCAGCCGCGTGCTTGAAAGCTGCCCCGAGAACTTCAGCGTCCTCTCCGGCGACGACTTTACCGCTCTGCCCCTCATGGCGCTTGGCGGCAAGGGTATCATCTCCGTTACCTCCAATCTTGTGCCTGGCCGCGTGGCTGCCATGTGCAATGCCTTCAACAAGGGCGACCTCAAGGAAGCAGCGCGCATCCATCATGCGCTCTTCCCCCTGCACGATGCCCTGTTCTTTGAGAGCAACCCCATTCCGGCCAAAACGGCACTTGCGCTCATGGGCCGCATGGAAGCGGAAATCCGCCTGCCCCTCTGCCCCATGGCCGAAGGCACCAAGCAAAAGCTCATTGAAGTGCTGCGCCAGCAGAACCTCATCTAG
- the phoU gene encoding phosphate signaling complex protein PhoU codes for MQQQANYLQQLLVSLRTRLLVMCASVGIALEDAGKAMAAGDPGRAASVIENDAAIDALENEIDEMALQLLARTQPVAGDLRFVVSALRMVVDLERIGDEAVSMAEQAILMQDKPGFGVIPHVREMYYKASEAFDRAVRVFRENNAQDALHMLRGDEEAVQSEVRIIQQIMESLSDPDSSLDPYQAMHIILVTRSLTRVWRRSINIAEQVYFISQGESVKHKSEERGEGARTGGAVQPAGMADSVPGVSSVSAMHADASEVPDDAADDTADPEDRA; via the coding sequence ATGCAGCAACAGGCCAATTATTTGCAACAACTGCTCGTATCACTGCGCACCAGGCTGCTGGTCATGTGCGCCAGCGTGGGCATCGCCCTGGAAGACGCCGGCAAGGCCATGGCGGCTGGTGATCCGGGCCGCGCGGCTTCAGTCATTGAAAACGATGCCGCCATTGACGCTCTGGAAAATGAAATTGACGAGATGGCCCTGCAACTGCTTGCCCGCACGCAGCCCGTTGCCGGGGATCTGCGTTTTGTGGTCAGCGCCCTGCGTATGGTGGTTGACCTTGAGCGCATTGGCGACGAGGCCGTGAGCATGGCCGAACAGGCCATTTTGATGCAGGACAAGCCCGGCTTTGGGGTGATCCCCCATGTGCGCGAGATGTACTACAAGGCCAGCGAGGCTTTTGACCGCGCCGTGCGTGTGTTCCGTGAGAACAATGCGCAAGACGCCCTGCATATGCTGCGCGGTGATGAAGAAGCCGTGCAAAGCGAAGTGCGCATCATCCAGCAGATCATGGAAAGCCTTTCTGACCCTGATTCCTCGCTGGATCCCTATCAGGCCATGCACATCATACTTGTGACCCGCTCGCTCACGCGCGTGTGGCGGCGCTCCATCAACATTGCGGAGCAGGTCTACTTTATCAGTCAGGGCGAAAGCGTGAAGCACAAGAGTGAAGAACGTGGCGAAGGGGCGCGCACTGGCGGTGCTGTCCAGCCAGCCGGTATGGCTGACTCCGTGCCCGGCGTCTCGTCGGTTTCCGCCATGCATGCGGATGCCTCTGAAGTGCCCGACGATGCGGCAGACGATACCGCTGATCCTGAAGACCGCGCCTGA
- the pstB gene encoding phosphate ABC transporter ATP-binding protein PstB — MNEHLLARNVSVYYGQNKALHEVSLNFEPRRVTALIGPSGCGKSTFLRCLNRMNDLVPGARVEGEILLDGQDVNRPDTDVVSLRCRVGMVFQKPNPFPKTIYENVAYGLRVNGLRDESLIAEKVELSLRRAAIFEEVKDRLQSPALGLSGGQQQRLCIARALAVEPEVLLMDEPASALDPIATQKIEESIRELRESLSIIIVTHNMQQAARVSDYTAFFYMGRLIEHNATDVMFTRPAKKQTEDYITGRFG; from the coding sequence ATGAACGAGCATCTGCTGGCACGCAACGTCAGTGTATACTACGGGCAAAACAAGGCCCTGCACGAAGTAAGCCTGAATTTTGAGCCGCGCAGGGTCACGGCCCTGATTGGCCCGTCGGGCTGTGGCAAATCAACCTTTCTGCGTTGTCTTAACCGCATGAACGACCTTGTTCCCGGCGCGCGCGTAGAAGGCGAAATCCTTCTGGATGGTCAGGACGTGAACCGTCCCGATACGGATGTGGTTTCGCTACGCTGCCGTGTGGGCATGGTGTTTCAAAAGCCCAATCCCTTTCCCAAAACCATTTACGAAAACGTGGCCTACGGCCTGCGCGTCAATGGCCTGCGGGACGAAAGCCTGATTGCCGAAAAAGTGGAACTTTCCCTGCGCCGGGCCGCCATTTTTGAAGAAGTCAAAGACCGCCTGCAAAGCCCGGCGCTTGGGCTTTCCGGGGGGCAGCAGCAGCGTCTGTGCATCGCCCGCGCCCTGGCTGTGGAGCCGGAGGTGCTGCTCATGGACGAACCCGCCAGCGCCCTCGATCCCATTGCCACGCAAAAGATTGAAGAAAGCATCCGCGAACTGCGCGAATCGCTTTCCATCATCATTGTTACGCACAACATGCAACAGGCTGCCCGCGTTTCTGACTACACGGCATTTTTTTACATGGGCAGGCTCATTGAACACAACGCCACGGATGTCATGTTCACCAGACCGGCCAAGAAGCAGACGGAAGATTATATTACAGGCCGTTTTGGCTAA
- a CDS encoding ATP-binding protein encodes MLSFRTRIFCSVLAAALIASGIAVYYGRASFEQSQVDAARERLLRETTLSAAILGKAGANPEGLRELAAILQMPQERLSLLDNSGNVLADTAPGAQPVSKLDNHADRPEVRAAMQGGQGYSVRSSGTLGTDMAYASVRVNDARLLRIALPLNNLKQEIESRVAVFTRIGIVTLVLSLILAGLLSGALRNSLSQMVSVVEAISLGNFQRRLRRIPGREFAPLAEAVNRMAENIEDHVRTAAEQTAQLESILETMSDGVLVLGPHGRIRRCNRALAREFPAAASALGAQVVEVIPSPQLQAAVDAAMAACPMPGSMSGSAPSSGAAPADAAQSSVPPSAEHEGAAAGEEPTLNREQRYLQLELSSGQVMSVCISRPCGLEHLGQTGVGAVAVFHDITELMRLERVRRDFVANVSHELRTPLTAIQGYAETLVSLDASPECRRFGEIILKHGVCLSRMVDDLLTLARLEGKTGSLELSPTDPRDAVSQAAGMCREVLERRKCSVVVDIPEDCRVMASQPHLAQVFRNLIENAGRYAPEGGDVRISARVSGPDVVFRVVDDGPGIPKADLERIFERFYQVERHRGQATTGLGLAICKHIVERHGGRIRAESPAQDGSTALVFTLSSVYGAALS; translated from the coding sequence ATGCTTTCTTTCAGAACACGAATTTTTTGCAGCGTGCTTGCCGCAGCGCTCATTGCTTCGGGAATTGCCGTTTATTACGGCAGAGCTTCCTTTGAGCAGAGTCAGGTTGACGCGGCGCGCGAAAGGTTGTTGCGCGAAACTACGCTTTCTGCTGCTATTCTTGGCAAGGCAGGGGCGAATCCTGAAGGCCTGCGCGAACTGGCAGCCATATTGCAAATGCCTCAGGAACGGCTTTCGCTCCTTGACAACAGCGGCAACGTGCTGGCCGACACAGCGCCGGGCGCGCAGCCGGTTTCCAAGCTCGACAACCATGCGGACAGGCCGGAGGTACGGGCTGCCATGCAGGGCGGGCAGGGGTATTCCGTGCGTTCGAGCGGAACGTTGGGTACGGATATGGCGTATGCCTCGGTGCGTGTAAATGACGCGCGGTTGCTGCGCATTGCCTTGCCGCTGAACAATCTGAAACAGGAAATTGAAAGCCGCGTGGCCGTATTCACCAGAATCGGCATTGTGACGTTGGTGCTCTCGTTGATTCTTGCGGGGCTGCTCTCAGGTGCATTGCGCAATTCGCTTTCACAGATGGTCTCTGTGGTGGAAGCCATTTCACTGGGGAATTTTCAGCGGCGTTTGCGGCGCATTCCCGGCAGGGAATTTGCTCCGCTGGCTGAAGCTGTAAACCGCATGGCTGAAAATATTGAAGATCATGTGCGCACTGCTGCTGAGCAGACAGCCCAGCTTGAAAGCATACTGGAAACCATGAGCGACGGCGTGCTGGTGTTGGGCCCGCATGGGCGCATCCGCCGCTGTAACCGCGCATTGGCGCGTGAATTTCCTGCTGCGGCGTCGGCCTTGGGCGCGCAGGTGGTAGAAGTTATTCCATCCCCGCAGTTGCAGGCCGCTGTGGATGCGGCCATGGCCGCCTGCCCAATGCCAGGTTCTATGTCCGGCTCTGCGCCCAGCTCTGGGGCAGCCCCGGCAGACGCAGCACAAAGCAGCGTGCCGCCTTCTGCGGAACACGAGGGCGCTGCCGCAGGTGAAGAGCCAACGCTCAATCGCGAGCAGCGGTATCTGCAACTTGAGCTTTCGTCCGGGCAGGTCATGTCGGTATGCATTTCCCGCCCCTGCGGTCTTGAGCATCTGGGCCAGACAGGCGTGGGTGCGGTGGCGGTATTCCACGATATTACAGAGCTTATGCGGCTGGAACGCGTGCGCCGCGATTTTGTGGCCAACGTGTCGCATGAGCTGCGCACCCCGCTGACGGCCATCCAGGGCTATGCGGAAACCCTCGTCAGTCTGGATGCCTCGCCCGAATGCCGTCGCTTTGGCGAAATCATTCTGAAGCACGGGGTTTGCCTCAGCCGCATGGTGGACGATCTGCTCACCCTTGCACGGCTGGAGGGCAAAACAGGCAGCCTGGAACTCAGCCCCACGGATCCTCGCGATGCAGTATCGCAAGCCGCGGGCATGTGCCGCGAAGTGCTTGAGCGCCGCAAGTGTTCGGTGGTTGTGGATATCCCCGAAGACTGCCGCGTGATGGCAAGCCAGCCGCATCTGGCGCAGGTGTTCAGAAACCTTATTGAAAACGCAGGACGTTACGCGCCGGAAGGCGGCGATGTTCGCATCAGCGCGCGCGTGAGCGGCCCTGATGTAGTTTTTCGTGTGGTGGATGACGGCCCCGGTATTCCCAAGGCCGATCTGGAGCGCATTTTTGAACGTTTTTATCAGGTGGAGCGGCACAGGGGGCAGGCAACTACCGGTCTTGGGCTGGCCATCTGCAAGCACATTGTTGAACGGCACGGTGGCCGCATCCGGGCGGAAAGCCCGGCGCAGGACGGCAGCACGGCCCTTGTTTTCACCCTATCTTCCGTTTACGGAGCGGCACTTTCATGA
- a CDS encoding response regulator, which translates to MSQQILIVEDEADIRELLRFNLEREGFTVHEAADGTQGLALARQHTPDLVLLDVMLPGVDGFEVCRRLGAQAETSHIPVLMLTARGEEVDRVVGLSLGADDYVVKPFSVRELMLRVKAVLRRGGRKVESPVLERHGIRLRTEAHSAEVEGELLNLTATEFRLLEDLLRHAGSVRTREQLLNNVWGYSFEGYARTVDTHVRRLRAKLGEAAPMLETVRGVGYRIKE; encoded by the coding sequence ATGAGCCAGCAAATACTGATAGTTGAAGACGAAGCCGATATTCGTGAACTTTTGCGTTTCAATCTTGAGCGCGAGGGATTCACTGTGCATGAAGCAGCCGATGGCACGCAGGGCCTGGCCCTTGCCCGGCAGCATACCCCCGACCTGGTGCTTCTTGATGTGATGCTACCGGGTGTGGATGGATTTGAAGTATGCCGCCGTCTTGGCGCGCAGGCTGAAACCTCCCACATCCCGGTGCTCATGCTCACCGCACGTGGTGAAGAAGTGGACCGGGTTGTGGGGCTGAGTCTTGGTGCCGATGATTATGTGGTCAAACCCTTCAGCGTCCGCGAGTTGATGCTGCGGGTCAAGGCCGTGCTGCGGCGCGGTGGGCGCAAGGTTGAAAGCCCTGTGCTTGAGCGCCACGGCATACGCCTGCGCACCGAGGCGCATTCCGCCGAAGTGGAAGGGGAATTGCTGAACCTCACGGCCACGGAATTCCGCCTGCTTGAAGACTTGCTGCGGCATGCCGGGTCAGTCCGCACCCGGGAGCAGCTTCTCAACAACGTATGGGGTTATTCCTTTGAAGGCTACGCCCGTACCGTAGATACCCATGTGCGCAGGCTGCGCGCCAAGCTGGGCGAGGCGGCTCCCATGCTGGAGACTGTGCGCGGCGTTGGCTACCGCATCAAGGAATAA
- a CDS encoding PstS family phosphate ABC transporter substrate-binding protein — protein MSIGKLLVTALAVLSLSAPAMAAQQVIINGSTTVLPVVQKAGEAFMASHPDVELSISGGGSGNGIKALIEKQCDIAMSSRDIKEKEVEAAKKNGVTPNRVVVAIDAIVPVVNPANPVAALTSAQLRDIYAGKITNWKELGGQDGKIVVISRDTSSGTFECWQELIMKEERVNPAALMQASNGAVVQAVSKNKNALGYVGLGYLDKSTKGLKVNDVTATAQTALSKQWPIARELFVFTNGAPAGGAKAFVDYLLDPGKGQKNVLEVGYVPLGK, from the coding sequence ATGTCTATCGGAAAACTGCTCGTCACCGCCCTCGCTGTTCTGAGCCTCAGCGCTCCTGCCATGGCTGCCCAACAGGTCATCATCAACGGTTCCACCACTGTTCTTCCTGTGGTTCAGAAAGCTGGCGAAGCCTTCATGGCCTCCCACCCCGATGTGGAACTGAGCATTTCCGGCGGCGGTTCCGGCAACGGCATCAAGGCACTCATTGAAAAGCAGTGCGACATCGCCATGAGCTCGCGCGACATCAAGGAAAAGGAAGTTGAAGCCGCCAAGAAAAACGGCGTGACCCCCAACCGCGTTGTTGTTGCTATTGACGCCATCGTGCCTGTGGTCAACCCCGCCAACCCGGTTGCCGCCCTTACCTCTGCCCAGCTGCGCGACATCTACGCCGGCAAGATCACCAACTGGAAGGAACTTGGCGGCCAGGACGGCAAGATCGTTGTTATCTCGCGCGATACGTCCTCCGGTACCTTTGAATGCTGGCAGGAACTTATCATGAAGGAAGAGCGCGTTAACCCCGCCGCTCTCATGCAGGCCTCCAACGGCGCTGTGGTGCAGGCCGTTTCCAAGAACAAGAACGCCCTCGGCTATGTTGGCCTGGGTTACCTCGACAAGTCCACCAAGGGCCTCAAGGTCAATGATGTGACCGCCACCGCCCAGACTGCCCTTTCCAAGCAGTGGCCCATCGCCCGCGAACTTTTTGTCTTCACCAACGGCGCGCCTGCTGGCGGTGCCAAGGCTTTTGTTGATTACCTGCTGGATCCCGGCAAGGGCCAGAAGAACGTGCTTGAAGTGGGTTATGTGCCCCTGGGCAAGTAG
- the pstC gene encoding phosphate ABC transporter permease subunit PstC, translated as MRSRDIKEKAVRVTLTTMAGSSLLALAGIVIFLFMEGLPLFSEYPFLNFLFGNLWYPTEEPGLFGIFPLLVASLAVTVLSSLLAVPMGVLTAVYLTEIAHPNVRRVIKPFVELLAALPSVVLGFLGMVVLAPFLQDYLDAATGLNLLNASLVLALMSVPTICSVSEDALFGVPRDLREASLALGATRWQTTVRVVIPAALSGIGTAVMLGMSRAIGETMVVLMVAGGAGIIPTSLLDPVRPMPASIAAEMAEAAFRSEHYHALFAIGIVLFFLTLSFNLAAGYIAEKHRQVGTSSL; from the coding sequence ATGCGCTCCAGAGACATCAAGGAAAAAGCGGTGCGCGTCACCCTTACCACCATGGCAGGCAGCTCGCTGCTGGCTCTGGCTGGTATTGTCATTTTTCTCTTCATGGAAGGCCTGCCGCTTTTCAGCGAATACCCCTTCCTCAATTTTCTGTTCGGCAACCTCTGGTATCCGACTGAGGAACCGGGATTGTTCGGCATATTTCCCCTGCTGGTGGCCTCACTGGCGGTGACGGTACTTTCGTCCCTGCTGGCGGTGCCCATGGGGGTGCTGACGGCGGTTTACCTGACGGAAATCGCCCACCCCAACGTACGGCGCGTCATCAAGCCCTTTGTGGAGCTGCTGGCGGCATTGCCCTCGGTTGTGCTGGGCTTTCTGGGCATGGTGGTGCTTGCGCCCTTCTTGCAGGATTATCTGGATGCCGCCACAGGGCTGAATCTGCTCAATGCCTCGCTGGTACTGGCGCTCATGAGCGTGCCGACCATCTGCTCCGTGTCTGAAGACGCACTCTTCGGCGTGCCACGCGACCTGCGCGAGGCATCGCTGGCACTGGGCGCGACCCGTTGGCAGACAACAGTGCGAGTGGTTATTCCTGCCGCTCTTTCGGGCATAGGCACGGCTGTGATGCTTGGCATGTCGCGCGCCATCGGTGAAACCATGGTGGTGCTGATGGTTGCTGGCGGGGCAGGCATCATCCCCACCTCGCTGCTTGACCCGGTGCGGCCCATGCCTGCCAGCATTGCCGCTGAAATGGCGGAGGCCGCCTTCCGCAGCGAACACTACCACGCGCTGTTTGCTATTGGCATTGTACTCTTTTTCCTGACGCTGAGCTTCAACCTGGCCGCCGGTTATATTGCCGAAAAGCACCGTCAGGTGGGAACCTCCAGCCTGTAA
- the pstA gene encoding phosphate ABC transporter permease PstA, translated as MFWLLRAIAACNVLALLAVCAFLLQNGLPALSWSFLTEAPRQMMTQGGIFPCIVGTAILSLGSLLLAFPLGVASAVYLNEYAKRNAFARFVRLGVNNLAGVPSVVFGLFGLSFFVTFCGFGVSILSGVLTLAVLTLPVIIGTAEEALRNVPDTYREASLALGATKSQTIARVILPSALPGMLTGAILGVARAAGETAAIMFTASVFYMPKGPDSIFSPVMALPYHMYVLATAGTEIDKTRPLQYGTGLVLLLLVLGMNLLAIILRDRLQKRY; from the coding sequence ATGTTCTGGCTGTTGCGCGCGATTGCCGCCTGCAACGTGCTGGCACTGCTGGCCGTATGCGCTTTTTTGCTGCAAAACGGCTTGCCTGCCTTAAGCTGGTCGTTCCTGACCGAGGCCCCCCGACAGATGATGACCCAGGGCGGCATATTCCCTTGCATCGTCGGCACGGCAATTCTGTCGCTAGGTTCCCTCTTGCTGGCGTTTCCTCTGGGCGTGGCCTCCGCCGTGTACCTCAATGAATACGCCAAGCGCAACGCCTTTGCCCGCTTTGTGCGTCTGGGGGTCAACAACCTCGCGGGTGTGCCTTCTGTGGTTTTTGGCCTGTTCGGGCTTTCATTTTTTGTTACCTTTTGCGGATTTGGCGTAAGTATTCTTTCTGGCGTGCTTACCCTTGCGGTTCTGACACTGCCAGTCATTATCGGCACAGCCGAGGAAGCCCTGCGCAACGTGCCGGACACGTACCGCGAGGCCTCGCTGGCTCTGGGCGCAACCAAATCGCAGACCATTGCCCGCGTTATTTTGCCAAGTGCCCTGCCCGGCATGCTGACTGGGGCCATTCTGGGTGTGGCGCGCGCCGCGGGCGAAACCGCCGCCATCATGTTTACGGCCTCGGTATTCTATATGCCCAAGGGGCCGGATTCCATATTCAGCCCGGTCATGGCGCTTCCCTACCATATGTATGTTCTTGCCACGGCAGGTACGGAAATCGACAAGACCCGCCCGCTGCAATACGGCACCGGCCTTGTGCTGCTCTTGCTGGTGCTGGGCATGAACCTGCTTGCCATCATCCTGCGCGACAGATTGCAGAAACGTTACTAA